The Magnetospirillum sp. 15-1 genome window below encodes:
- a CDS encoding TniQ family protein, whose translation MRDDDRWPGHPRLLPDESVSSWFTRTAAANGLRPSELYRIVQPGGDRNPRDLDRHADDCLLDLLAGKTGLTVEDLKHATFRRWSGRLFEYDDGLCKLAWLPPAGREGGRRCFGQQICPMCLRGDAQPYLRLNWRLSFFTICPIHGRLLLDRCPICAEPFSILRQDGRGTICCPGCGADLRDFSGDEPALDTVPVQRDLLELIREGWRGLGEYGPVYSFAVFEMLAQLLRLLAGGKNAHALRLWLAESAPGLAVRPESLPRSRDGALLTPRARGVLVALAYWLLADWPHRFVEAAKAVGMTSTDLRKRPVGEYPFAYAHAVDWHLKEPHKGDATEEIMVAAQVLHDHGQAASHRNLVALCGTKLGSMGAVAEPVASGLPWGKGRYWKLDGVSPEVKAAARRAAHRAGEDVGPWLDALLRRKLGLGAIKTPFDGHDPDTITPDGNVDCKE comes from the coding sequence ATGCGCGACGATGACCGCTGGCCAGGGCACCCCAGGCTGTTGCCCGACGAGTCTGTATCTTCATGGTTCACCCGAACCGCCGCTGCCAATGGCCTGCGGCCGAGCGAGCTTTACCGCATCGTCCAGCCCGGCGGAGACCGTAATCCCCGTGATCTCGACCGCCACGCCGACGACTGTTTGCTGGACCTGTTGGCGGGGAAGACGGGGCTGACGGTCGAGGACCTGAAGCACGCCACCTTCCGCCGCTGGTCCGGACGCCTGTTCGAGTACGACGACGGTCTCTGCAAGTTGGCCTGGTTACCGCCGGCCGGGCGCGAGGGTGGGCGGCGCTGCTTCGGCCAGCAGATTTGCCCCATGTGTCTGCGGGGCGATGCGCAGCCCTATCTGCGCCTTAACTGGCGGCTCTCCTTCTTCACCATCTGTCCGATCCATGGACGCCTACTGCTGGACCGCTGTCCGATCTGTGCCGAGCCGTTCAGTATCCTGCGCCAGGATGGGCGGGGCACTATCTGCTGCCCGGGCTGTGGCGCCGACCTCCGCGATTTCAGTGGGGATGAACCTGCACTCGACACCGTCCCCGTGCAGCGCGATCTGCTGGAGCTGATCCGGGAAGGGTGGCGAGGCCTCGGCGAATACGGGCCGGTCTATTCCTTCGCGGTGTTCGAGATGCTGGCCCAGCTGCTCCGTCTGCTGGCCGGCGGCAAGAACGCCCATGCCTTGAGGCTCTGGTTGGCCGAAAGTGCCCCAGGACTGGCGGTTCGGCCGGAAAGTCTCCCTCGGTCTCGGGATGGCGCCCTGCTGACCCCGCGCGCCCGGGGTGTGCTGGTCGCCTTGGCCTATTGGCTGCTGGCCGACTGGCCGCATCGCTTCGTCGAGGCTGCCAAGGCGGTGGGTATGACCAGCACCGATCTGCGCAAGCGTCCGGTGGGCGAGTATCCCTTCGCCTATGCTCACGCGGTGGACTGGCACCTGAAGGAGCCGCACAAGGGTGACGCTACGGAAGAGATCATGGTGGCAGCCCAGGTGCTTCACGACCATGGCCAGGCGGCCAGCCATCGGAACCTGGTGGCCCTGTGCGGAACCAAACTCGGCTCCATGGGCGCTGTGGCCGAGCCCGTGGCCTCCGGTCTGCCCTGGGGTAAGGGGCGTTACTGGAAGTTGGATGGCGTCTCGCCCGAGGTGAAGGCGGCCGCCCGCCGGGCCGCGCACCGTGCCGGCGAGGATGTCGGGCCATGGCTGGATGCCCTGCTTCGCCGGAAAC
- a CDS encoding TolC family protein, which translates to MVTTILAGCWTPAMAGTLEEEMRDLVANHPQIQAKMKGVNSADEGIRGARAGYLPTVKLTGDQGHEYIDSPDRRGIQGKAFLDKRNTSGLTVTQKIFDGFATDSAVDSAKTSRRISESDLRGTRQAALLEGAVAYLDVMRNTKLVALSRENERKLAEQQNLEDERVQKGSGIASDVLAAKQRLQVAKERRVKYEGDFHASVAKYTQVFGHAPDVVVGSAFKRDSIGFI; encoded by the coding sequence ATGGTCACCACCATCCTAGCCGGCTGCTGGACGCCGGCCATGGCCGGAACCCTGGAGGAGGAGATGCGCGACCTGGTCGCCAACCATCCCCAGATCCAGGCCAAGATGAAGGGGGTGAACTCCGCCGACGAAGGCATCCGCGGCGCCCGCGCCGGATACCTGCCGACCGTCAAGCTCACCGGCGACCAGGGCCACGAATACATCGACAGCCCCGACCGGCGCGGTATCCAGGGCAAGGCCTTCCTGGACAAGCGCAATACCAGCGGCTTGACCGTCACCCAAAAGATCTTCGACGGCTTCGCCACCGATTCCGCCGTGGACTCGGCCAAGACCAGCCGCCGCATTTCCGAATCCGACCTGCGCGGCACCCGGCAGGCGGCCCTGCTGGAAGGCGCCGTCGCCTATCTCGACGTCATGCGCAACACCAAGCTGGTGGCCCTGTCGCGGGAGAACGAACGCAAGCTCGCCGAGCAGCAGAACCTGGAGGATGAGCGCGTCCAGAAGGGTTCGGGCATCGCCTCGGACGTGCTGGCGGCCAAGCAGCGCCTGCAGGTGGCCAAGGAGCGCCGCGTCAAGTACGAGGGCGATTTCCACGCCTCGGTCGCCAAGTACACCCAGGTGTTCGGCCACGCGCCCGACGTGGTTGTCGGTTCTGCCTTTAAGCGGGACTCCATAGGCTTTATTTGA
- a CDS encoding tetratricopeptide repeat protein, protein MAGLDMEDERFLAYLAERLPGDPEVLSRLAVTRVRLGALDGAAAAAERAVELAPGLAEAHAALGLVVARTQRVAEARASLERAVQLNPNLGLAWMYLGEVLSLAPGQPQAGLDALRRACGLMPRDPRPLNALAGAMMACKQYEDALGVYRAATAAATDPSPADMLNNMGVALERLERREEAVAMIRSASLIRPDSPAIQDNLGNSLLGTARAEEAEVCHRRALALGAKGGETWSNLGNSLHRQGRLDEADAAYRRAIQINPDGAKFHTNLALNLLLSGRMEEGWREYEWRWRDHPNLPAYLTDRVWKGEALPPDLPAGGTLLLQAEQGYGDTLQFVRYVPLLKARGVTRVVLASQPELVRLMETAPGLDQVVGEAGPLPPFDKALTLLSLPGLLADLPAPAPPPYLSVPAGVQVRLPDAPAGTLKVGLAWAGRPTHGDDWNRSIPARMLDPILDVPGVAFYSLQRGAVMPRLGRPPIDKLLEAADLCADFCDTAAMLRDLDLIISVDTAVVHLAGAMGKPVWLLLPAVPDFRWRMEGDTSEWYPAFRLFRRRSQSGWEVPIARVAEALRAETAFTST, encoded by the coding sequence ATGGCTGGCTTGGATATGGAAGACGAGCGATTTCTTGCTTATCTGGCCGAGCGGCTGCCCGGTGATCCGGAAGTCCTGTCGCGCCTTGCGGTGACGCGGGTGCGCCTGGGCGCCCTGGACGGTGCCGCCGCCGCCGCCGAGCGGGCGGTGGAACTGGCGCCGGGTCTGGCCGAGGCCCATGCCGCCCTCGGCCTGGTGGTGGCCCGGACCCAAAGGGTGGCGGAGGCACGGGCCAGCCTGGAGCGGGCGGTCCAGCTCAACCCCAATCTGGGTTTGGCCTGGATGTATCTGGGCGAGGTGCTGTCCCTGGCGCCCGGGCAGCCCCAGGCGGGGCTGGATGCGCTTCGCCGGGCCTGCGGCCTGATGCCGCGCGACCCCCGCCCCCTGAACGCCCTGGCCGGGGCGATGATGGCGTGCAAGCAATACGAGGACGCTCTCGGCGTCTATCGCGCCGCCACGGCGGCCGCGACCGATCCCAGCCCCGCCGACATGCTGAACAACATGGGAGTGGCGCTGGAGCGCCTGGAGCGGCGCGAGGAGGCGGTGGCCATGATCCGCTCGGCCTCGCTGATCCGGCCCGATTCTCCGGCCATCCAGGACAATCTGGGCAATTCCCTGCTGGGCACCGCGCGGGCCGAGGAGGCCGAGGTCTGCCATCGCCGGGCCTTGGCCCTGGGTGCCAAGGGAGGCGAGACCTGGAGCAATCTGGGCAATTCCCTGCATCGCCAGGGGCGGTTGGACGAGGCCGATGCCGCCTATCGCCGCGCCATCCAGATCAATCCCGACGGCGCCAAGTTCCACACCAATCTGGCCCTCAACCTTCTGCTGTCCGGCCGGATGGAGGAGGGGTGGCGGGAATACGAGTGGCGCTGGCGCGATCATCCGAACCTGCCGGCCTACCTGACCGATCGCGTCTGGAAGGGCGAGGCGTTGCCGCCCGACCTGCCCGCCGGCGGCACGCTGCTGCTGCAGGCGGAACAGGGCTATGGCGATACGCTGCAATTCGTCCGCTATGTCCCGCTGCTCAAGGCGCGCGGCGTCACCCGGGTGGTGCTGGCCAGCCAGCCCGAACTGGTCCGCCTGATGGAGACCGCTCCCGGTCTGGATCAGGTGGTGGGGGAGGCCGGTCCGCTGCCGCCCTTCGACAAGGCCCTGACGCTGCTGTCGCTGCCGGGCTTGCTGGCCGACCTTCCCGCGCCGGCTCCGCCGCCCTACCTTTCGGTGCCCGCGGGCGTCCAGGTGCGTCTGCCCGACGCCCCCGCGGGAACCCTCAAGGTCGGCCTCGCCTGGGCCGGACGCCCCACCCACGGCGACGACTGGAACCGTTCGATTCCCGCCCGCATGCTCGATCCCATTCTCGACGTGCCCGGCGTCGCCTTCTATTCCCTGCAGCGCGGCGCGGTGATGCCCAGGCTGGGGCGGCCGCCCATCGACAAGCTGTTGGAGGCTGCCGACCTCTGCGCCGATTTCTGCGACACCGCCGCCATGTTGCGGGACCTGGACCTGATCATCTCGGTGGATACCGCCGTGGTGCATCTGGCCGGCGCCATGGGCAAGCCGGTATGGCTGTTGCTGCCGGCCGTGCCCGACTTCCGCTGGCGCATGGAGGGCGACACCTCCGAATGGTATCCCGCCTTCCGCCTGTTCCGTCGCAGGTCCCAGTCGGGATGGGAAGTGCCCATCGCCCGTGTCGCCGAAGCATTGCGCGCCGAGACGGCCTTCACGTCAACCTGA
- a CDS encoding GntR family transcriptional regulator — MTRVRRPNDPTELSAAEWVRQQLIDDIVAGRLLPGEKLCEVKIALRLGCSRTPVREAFRHLGALGLAQFEKNRGGNVVRLERAMMLELFEGLAEISAACAGLAASRAEALRLTLAERDWPHAAVPAGTGGENDLFSTLFAICGNRLLSEAGTTIRCRLLPYWRLMGKAADEWQALGCGGQAEAIRVMVAGDDRASRRTMRAFVMMARDQAVRGLPHSILP; from the coding sequence ATGACCCGGGTGCGCAGGCCCAACGACCCTACGGAATTGTCGGCGGCGGAATGGGTCCGCCAGCAGCTTATCGACGACATCGTCGCCGGCCGCCTGTTGCCGGGAGAGAAGCTGTGCGAGGTGAAGATCGCCTTGCGGCTGGGATGTTCCCGCACGCCGGTGCGCGAGGCGTTCCGGCATCTGGGCGCCTTGGGTCTGGCCCAATTCGAGAAGAATCGCGGTGGCAACGTGGTGCGGCTGGAACGCGCCATGATGCTCGAATTATTCGAGGGCCTGGCGGAGATATCCGCCGCCTGCGCCGGTCTTGCCGCGTCGCGCGCCGAGGCTCTGCGCCTGACGCTGGCCGAGCGGGACTGGCCGCACGCCGCCGTACCGGCCGGCACCGGCGGCGAGAACGATCTGTTTTCCACCCTGTTCGCCATCTGCGGCAACCGGCTGCTGTCGGAGGCGGGCACGACCATCCGCTGCCGGCTGCTGCCCTACTGGCGGCTGATGGGCAAGGCGGCGGACGAGTGGCAGGCCCTTGGCTGCGGCGGGCAGGCCGAGGCGATCCGCGTCATGGTGGCCGGGGACGACCGGGCCTCGCGGCGGACCATGCGGGCCTTCGTCATGATGGCCCGGGATCAGGCGGTGCGGGGATTGCCGCATTCCATTCTGCCCTGA